One Carassius gibelio isolate Cgi1373 ecotype wild population from Czech Republic chromosome B18, carGib1.2-hapl.c, whole genome shotgun sequence DNA segment encodes these proteins:
- the LOC127977473 gene encoding LOW QUALITY PROTEIN: liprin-alpha-1-like (The sequence of the model RefSeq protein was modified relative to this genomic sequence to represent the inferred CDS: inserted 1 base in 1 codon) yields MMCEVMPTISEAEVSSNGGGLGPGSPVQTDSEGHFESLMVSMLEERDRLLDTLRETQENLCVTQSKLHEISHERDSLQRQLNSALPQEFAALTKEVNLCREQLLEREEEISELKAERNNTRLLLEHLECLVSRHERSLRMTVVKRQAQSPAGVSSEVEVLKALKSLFEHHKALDEKVRERLRVALERCSMLEEQLTAAHKELVILKEQNSQKKVIGGSAEVNHSSGAALNTNGKRLSDVSLGAEEDCGKDVELQEALDRQSKELLHMKERVASLCSRVSELEEDLDTARKDLIKSEDINSRLQRDLRESLAQKDDMEERITTLEKRYLAAQREATSVHDLNDKLENQIANKDSLVCQLEDRSRVLQERLELAEQKLQQTMRKAETLPEVEAELAQRVVALTKVRLSHTHTLFAAAVVSDVCXVSQAEERHGNVEERLRQMEAQLEEKHQELLRARQREKMNEEHNKRLSETVDKLLSESNERLQLHLKERMTALEDKNALIRDLEHTKKLIEEAHHEKEQLLIQIESMRSEQERGRSRSNSLLHHGCGTPDFRFPVSVSALDSHCGGALVLRRPQKTRVSALREQPSKVQTLDEQEWDRLQQASVLASVAHAFESDLDVSDVEDDRETVFSSMDLLSPAGQADAQTLALMLQEQLDAINNEIRMIQEEKDSTALRAEEIEGRVGSGDDLDSRFRSIASLQPSFHSSSPPGSGHSTPRRPSHSPSRELDRMGVMTLPSDLRKHRRKCAQDDKATIRCETSPPSTPSSRRLHKGALHTSSHEDIRDVRGAGLQDGAGSNPSSSNSSQDSLNKAAKKKSIKSSIGRLFTKKEKSRASPGGKECPGPALAAAPDGGSAQDALTLGKLGGPAEKNRKLQKNPNSGHELLEEACRRGLPFAQWDGPTVVVWLELWVGMPAWYVAACRANVKSGAIMSALSDTEIQREIGISNPLHRLKLRLAIQEIMSLTSPSVPPTSRTCSGNVWLTHEEMESLATTPLTTLAYGDMNHEWIGNAWLPSLGLPQYRSYFMESLVDARMLDHLTKKDLRGQLKMVDSFHRNSFQCGVMCLRRLNYDRKELERRRDESQVEVKDVLVWTSERVVSWVQAIGLKEYAGNLLESGVHGALLALDESFDHNALALLLQIPTQCTQARAVLEHEYSRLLTAGTERRLEEDDDKNFRRTPSWRKKFRPKDVRSADTLPASFRVNTADALTKRPQLDGGVCVQRLDSAAVRTYSC; encoded by the exons atgatgTGCGAGGTGATGCCCACCATCAGCGAGGCGGAGGTCAGCAGTAACGGAGGCGGTCTGGGCCCCGGCTCTCCCGTGCAGACGGACTCTGAGGGCCACTTTGAGTCTCTGATGGTGTCTATGCTGGAGGAGAGAGACCGACTGCTGGACACGCTCCGAGAGACGCAGGAGAACCTGTGTGTGACGCAGAGCAAACTGCACGAGATCAGCCACGAGAGAGACTCGCTGCAGAGACAGCTCAACAGTGCCCTGCCGCAG GAGTTTGCAGCTCTTACGAAGGAAGTGAATCTGTGTCGAGAGCAGCTGCTGGAGCGAGAGGAGGAGATCTCCGAGCTCAAAGCAGAGAGAAACAACACACGC TTGTTGCTGGAGCATCTGGAGTGTCTGGTGTCTCGTCACGAGCGTTCTCTGAGGATGACCGTAGTCAAGCGTCAGGCTCAGTCTCCCGCCGGCGTCTCCAGTGAGGTGGAGGTGCTCAAGGCACTCAAATCTCTCTTCGAGCACCACAAAGCCCTGGATGAGAAG gTGAGAGAGCGTCTGCGTGTGGCTCTGGAGAGATGCAGTATGCTGGAGGAGCAGCTCACCGCCGCTCATAAAGAG CTGGTGATTCTCAAGGAGCAAAACAGTCAGAAGAAGGTGATTGGTGGATCAGCAGAAGTGAATCACAGCTCTGGTGCAGCACTGAACACTAATGGCAAG CGCTTGTCAGACGTGTCTCTGGGTGCAGAGGAGGATTGTGGGAAGGACGTGGAGCTGCAGGAGGCTCTGGACAGACAGAGTAAGGAGCTCCTGCACATGAAGGAGCGTGTGGCGTCTCTGTGCAGCCGCGTCTCTGAGCTGGAGGAGGATCTGGACACGGCCCGGAAAGACCTCATCAAGTCTGAGGACATCAACAGCCGTCTGCAGAGAGACTTACGAGAG TCTCTGGCTCAGAAGGATGACATGGAGGAGAGGATCACCACGCTGGAGAAGCGCTACCTCGCGGCTCAGAGAGAAGCCACGTCTGTCCATGACCTCAACGACAAACTGGAGAACCAGATCGCCAACAAGGACTCGCTGGTCTGCCAG ctggagGACAGGAGCCGTGTGCTGCAGGAGCGTCTGGAGCTGGCGGAGCAGAAGCTGCAGCAGACGATGCGTAAGGCTGAGACGCTGCCGGAGGTGGAGGCAGAGCTGGCTCAGAGGGTCGTGGCCCTCACTAAGGTAcggctctcacacacacacacactgtttgctGCTGCTGTagtgtctgatgtgt gtgtctcgcagGCGGAGGAGCGTCACGGGAACGTGGAGGAGCGTCTCAGACAGATGGAGGCTCAGCTGGAGGAGAAGCACCAGGAGCTGCTGAGG GCTCGTCAGCGGGAGAAGATGAACGAAGAGCACAACAAGCGTCTGTCGGAGACCGTGGACAAACTGCTGTCTGAGTCCAACGAGAGACTGCAGCTTCACCTGAAGGAGCGCATGACGGCGCTGGAGGACAAG aaCGCTCTGATCCGGGATCTGGAGCACACCAAGAAGCTGATAGAAGAGGCTCATCATGAGAAG GAGCAGCTGCTCATCCAGATCGAGAGCATGAGGAGTGAACAGGAGCGCGGCCGCAGCAGGAGCAACTCTCTGCTGCATCATGG GTGTGGCACGCCGGACTTCAGGTTCCCGGTGTCTGTGTCAGCGCTGGACAGTCACTGCGGAGGAGCGCTGGTGCTCAGACGACCGCAGAAGACCCGAGTGTCTGCGCTGAGAGAACAGCCCTCGAAG GTGCAGACGCTGGACGAGCAGGAGTGGGACCGTCTGCagcaggctagtgttctggcTAGCGTAGCTCATGCGTTCGAGAGTGATCTGGACGTGTCAGACGTGGAGGACGACAGAGAGACGGTCTTCAGCTCCATGGACCTGCTGTCTCCTGCTGGACAGGCAGACGCTCAGACGCTCGCCCTGATGCTGCAGGAGCAGCTGGACGCCATCAACAACGAGATCCG catgaTCCAGGAGGAGAAGGACAGCACCGCACTGAGAGCTGAGGAGATCGAGGGTCGTGTGGGCAGTGGAGATGATCTGGACAGCCGCTTCCGCTCCATCGCGTCCCTGCAGCCCTCCTTCCACAGCTCCTCTCCACCCGGATCCGGTCACTCCACGCCCCGCCGGCCCTCACACAGCCCCAGCAGAGAGCTGGACCGCATGGGGGTCATGACCCTG CCTAGTGATTTGCGGAAGCATCGTAGGAAG tgtgctCAGGATGATAAAGCCACCATCAGATGTGAGACGTCTCCTCCCTCCACACCGTCCTCCAGGAGACTCCATAAAGGAGCGCTGCACACCTCCAGCCACGAGGACATCCGAGACGTGCGGGG agcCGGGCTGCAGGACGGAGCGGGCAGTAATCCCAGCAGCAGTAACAGCAGTCAGGACTCACTCAACAAAGCAGCCAAGAAGAAGAGCATCAAGTCCTCCATCGGTCGACTGTTCACAAAGAAGGAGAAGAGCAGAGCCAGTCCGGGGGGGAAAGAGTGTCCTGGGCCAG cgCTGGCAGCTGCACCTGATGGAGGAAGTGCACAGGACGCCCTGACTCTGGGGAAACTGGGCGGCCCTGCAGAGAAGAACCGAAAGCTGCAGAAGAA CCCAAACTCAGG ACACGAGCTGCTGGAGGAAGCGTGTCGCCGGGGTCTGCCCTTCGCTCAGTGGGACGGTCCCACGGTGGTGGTGTGGCTCGAG CTGTGGGTGGGGATGCCGGCGTGGTACGTAGCGGCGTGCCGTGCTAACGTGAAGAGCGGAGCCATCATGTCTGCTCTGTCCGACACCGAGATCCAGCGTGAGATCGGCATCAGCAACCCTCTTCACCGCCTCAAACTACGCCTCGCCATCCAGGAGATCATGTCCCTCACCAGCCCCTCGGTGCCACCCACCTCCAGAACG TGTTCTGGGAATGTCTGGCTCACACACGAGGAGATGGAGAGTCTGGCCACCACGCCGCTCACG ACTCTGGCCTACGGGGACATGAACCACGAGTGGATCGGTAACGCCTGGCTGCCCAGCCTCGGTCTGCCTCAGTACCGCAGCTACTTCATGGAGTCGCTGGTGGACGCTCGTATGCTGGATCATCTGACCAAAAAAGACCTGCGCGGTCAGCTGAAGATGGTGGACAGCTTCCACAG gaaCAGTTTTCAGTGTGGTGTGATGTGTTTGAGACGGCTGAACTACGACAGGAAAGAGCTGGAGCGCAGGCGTGATGAGTCCCAGGTGGAGGTCAAAG atgTGCTGGTGTGGACGAGCGAGCGTGTGGTCAGCTGGGTCCAGGCCATCGGTCTGAAGGAGTATGCTGGGAATCTTCTGGAGAGCGGGGTTCACGGAGCGCTCCTCGCTCTGGACGAGTCCTTCGACCACAACGCCTTGGCCCTGCTGCTGCAGATCCCTACACAGTGCACACAG gcgaGGGCAGTGCTGGAGCACGAGTACAGCCGTCTGCTGACCGCAGGAACCGAGCGGAGACTCGAGGAG GACGACGACAAGAACTTCCGCCGCACACCGTCCTGGAGGAAGAAGTTCAGGCCCAAAGACGTGCGCTCCGCAGACACACTGCCAGCCAGCTTCAGAGTGAACACTGCAGACGCACTGACCAAGAGACCACAGCTGgacg GAGGTGTGTGTGTTCAGCGTCTGGACTCTGCTGCGGTCAGAACGTACTCCTGCTGA